Proteins encoded by one window of Monoglobus pectinilyticus:
- a CDS encoding homocysteine S-methyltransferase family protein yields the protein MSVAEYIKHNRLFFDGAMGTMLQKSGLEPGGLPEVYNIEKPETVLEIHKEYVKAGADVITANTFQANELKLSDCGYSVEEIITAGVQLAKKSGAKFSALDIGPLGQLMEPMGTLSFDDAYEMFKRQLVAGEKAGADIVLFETMSDLLEVKAGILAARENTNLPVFVTMTFQEDGRTFVGCDPKSVAVTLSGLGVDALGVNCSLGPKELLPTIDELIKYSRVPVMVQPNAGLPHIENDKTVYNILAEDFSNFMKKIAEKGVSVIGGCCGTTPEFIKETRNLVEAVEFFSPEYEHVTAVSSGTKTVIFDNAVTVIGERINPTGKKKLKEKLRQQDFGYLVSEAISQMHNSADVLDVNCGLPEINEAETLAKTVSEIQAAVNLPLQLDSSDKNAVEAGIRKYNGKPIINSVNGKQESMDAIFPIAKKYGAVVVGLCLDETGIPETAEGRYKIAEKIVRTAETYGIPKEDIIIDCLVLTASAQQKLVIETINAIKLVKERLGVKTVLGVSNVSFGLPARPILNSVFLAAGFGAGLDSAIVNPMSFDIMKTVRGFKVLNNQDVDAVDYISNYADYVSETGSGKDSAGKVSDNTNAAKGTNEDITSYIIDGRREETGIATKEMLKDLDPIKIIDNYFIPALDIVGDRYEKGTAFLPQLIQSAEAVKCGFEIIRDSSKKEGENKKGKIVLATVKGDIHDIGKNIVKMLLENYGYDVIDLGKDVPIESVVDAVIQNDIKLVGLSALMTTTVKSMKDTISALREAGSSAKVVVGGAVLNEEYVNFVGADYYGKDARATVKIANEIFGYDN from the coding sequence GTGAGCGTGGCAGAGTATATAAAGCATAATAGATTATTTTTTGACGGAGCCATGGGAACCATGCTTCAAAAATCCGGTCTTGAGCCTGGAGGTCTTCCTGAAGTATATAATATTGAGAAACCTGAAACAGTGCTTGAAATACACAAAGAATATGTAAAAGCAGGTGCAGATGTAATAACAGCAAACACTTTTCAAGCTAATGAGTTGAAACTGTCTGACTGCGGATACTCGGTAGAAGAGATAATAACAGCAGGAGTGCAACTTGCTAAAAAAAGCGGCGCAAAGTTTTCAGCTCTTGATATTGGTCCTTTAGGGCAGCTTATGGAGCCCATGGGAACATTATCTTTTGATGATGCGTATGAAATGTTTAAACGGCAATTAGTTGCAGGTGAAAAAGCCGGTGCTGATATAGTCCTGTTTGAGACGATGTCTGATTTGTTGGAGGTTAAGGCCGGCATTCTTGCTGCAAGAGAAAATACAAATCTGCCGGTATTTGTCACGATGACATTTCAAGAAGACGGTAGAACATTTGTCGGCTGTGACCCTAAGTCGGTTGCTGTCACACTTTCTGGATTAGGAGTAGATGCTTTAGGTGTAAACTGTTCTCTAGGACCCAAAGAATTATTGCCAACTATAGATGAGCTCATAAAATACTCACGGGTACCGGTTATGGTTCAGCCTAATGCGGGACTTCCGCATATTGAGAATGATAAGACAGTCTATAATATTTTGGCTGAGGATTTTTCTAACTTTATGAAAAAAATTGCAGAAAAAGGCGTTTCTGTTATAGGCGGATGCTGCGGCACAACTCCGGAGTTTATTAAGGAAACAAGAAATTTGGTTGAGGCTGTTGAGTTTTTCAGTCCGGAATATGAGCATGTAACAGCAGTGTCGTCAGGAACTAAAACTGTTATTTTTGATAACGCCGTTACAGTTATTGGAGAGAGAATTAACCCGACCGGAAAGAAAAAACTGAAGGAAAAATTAAGACAACAGGATTTTGGGTATTTAGTCAGTGAAGCTATCTCGCAAATGCATAACAGCGCTGATGTCCTTGACGTTAATTGTGGCTTGCCGGAGATAAATGAAGCGGAGACTCTTGCAAAAACCGTCAGTGAGATACAGGCGGCAGTAAACCTGCCTCTTCAGCTTGACAGTAGTGACAAAAACGCCGTTGAAGCTGGAATACGAAAATATAATGGTAAGCCTATTATTAATTCTGTTAACGGCAAACAAGAAAGTATGGACGCTATTTTTCCAATAGCTAAAAAATATGGTGCGGTTGTTGTAGGTTTATGTCTTGATGAAACCGGAATACCTGAAACGGCAGAGGGAAGATATAAAATTGCTGAAAAGATAGTACGTACAGCGGAAACATACGGAATACCAAAAGAAGATATTATTATTGATTGTTTAGTACTTACAGCTTCAGCCCAACAGAAGTTAGTTATAGAAACAATAAACGCTATCAAGCTGGTAAAAGAGAGACTTGGGGTTAAAACTGTGCTCGGAGTAAGCAACGTGTCATTCGGGCTTCCTGCGCGACCAATTTTAAACAGTGTATTTTTGGCCGCAGGTTTTGGCGCAGGGCTGGATTCTGCAATAGTTAATCCAATGAGTTTTGATATTATGAAAACAGTCCGAGGTTTTAAAGTGCTGAACAATCAGGACGTTGACGCTGTAGATTATATTTCAAACTATGCAGATTATGTGTCTGAAACCGGTTCCGGCAAAGATAGTGCCGGAAAAGTTAGTGATAATACGAATGCGGCAAAAGGTACAAATGAAGATATTACTTCTTATATCATTGATGGAAGACGTGAAGAAACAGGTATAGCAACAAAAGAAATGCTCAAAGATTTAGACCCTATAAAGATAATTGACAATTATTTTATTCCGGCTCTTGATATTGTGGGAGACAGATACGAAAAGGGAACGGCGTTTCTGCCGCAGCTTATCCAATCTGCAGAGGCTGTAAAATGTGGTTTTGAAATTATACGTGACAGTTCAAAAAAAGAAGGAGAAAATAAAAAAGGTAAAATTGTTTTGGCTACAGTTAAGGGTGATATTCACGATATTGGAAAAAATATTGTAAAAATGCTGCTCGAAAATTATGGTTATGATGTAATTGACTTAGGTAAAGACGTTCCTATAGAAAGTGTTGTAGACGCTGTAATTCAGAATGATATTAAGCTGGTCGGTCTCAGCGCATTGATGACAACAACGGTAAAAAGTATGAAAGATACAATTTCTGCCTTAAGAGAAGCAGGTAGCAGCGCTAAGGTAGTAGTCGGCGGAGCTGTATTAAATGAGGAGTATGTTAATTTTGTCGGCGCCGATTATTATGGAAAAGACGCAAGAGCAACCGTCAAGATTGCTAATGAAATTTTTGGATATGACAATTAA
- a CDS encoding amidohydrolase family protein: MIIDFHTHVFPDKISKRAIHSLEDNIVKIQGENFPARTDGSLGELLKTMKEDNVDYSVVLPIATTVTQSTSINKFAAEINGHNGIISFGSVHPLQNDCEKVLEEIKEAGLLGIKLHPEYQGVFVSSPEIKRILKKTDELGLYVVFHAGQDIGMPKPVHCMPECLNHVLDYISGDKIIAAHMGGWKEWDAVEKYIVGTPIMIDTSYTAGFMDKAQFKRIVRNHGSDKVLFGTDNPWHRVKEEKEFIDSIGLEKIELENIYYKNAKRVLNI, translated from the coding sequence GTGATTATTGATTTTCATACGCATGTTTTTCCGGACAAGATATCTAAGAGAGCGATTCATTCGCTTGAGGATAATATTGTAAAAATTCAGGGTGAAAACTTTCCCGCCAGAACAGACGGCAGCCTTGGTGAGCTGCTGAAAACAATGAAAGAGGATAATGTTGACTATTCTGTGGTTTTACCAATTGCAACCACCGTTACCCAATCAACATCAATAAACAAATTTGCAGCGGAAATAAATGGACATAACGGAATCATATCTTTTGGAAGCGTTCACCCATTACAAAATGATTGTGAGAAAGTTCTGGAAGAAATCAAAGAGGCCGGATTATTGGGTATAAAGTTACATCCGGAATATCAGGGGGTTTTTGTGAGTTCCCCGGAAATAAAAAGAATTTTAAAAAAGACAGATGAACTTGGTCTTTATGTTGTGTTTCATGCCGGACAGGATATTGGTATGCCAAAGCCTGTTCACTGCATGCCGGAATGTTTGAATCATGTTTTGGATTATATAAGCGGAGATAAGATTATTGCAGCTCATATGGGTGGCTGGAAAGAATGGGATGCCGTAGAAAAATACATAGTTGGAACGCCAATAATGATTGACACTTCATATACGGCCGGATTTATGGATAAGGCACAATTTAAACGTATTGTTAGAAATCATGGAAGTGATAAGGTTTTATTTGGAACCGATAATCCATGGCACCGGGTAAAAGAAGAAAAAGAGTTTATAGACAGTATCGGTCTTGAAAAAATTGAACTAGAAAATATATATTATAAAAACGCAAAAAGAGTTTTAAATATATAA
- the feoB gene encoding ferrous iron transport protein B: protein MTVKIALAGNPNCGKTTIFNALTGSNQYVGNWPGVTVEKKEGTLKYNSDVIIMDLPGIYSLSPYTLEEVISRKYLILERPDVILNVIDGTNIERNLYLTTQLLELGIPVVILINMADILKKQGDVLNLQRFSDALSGCPVFEASALKNDGISQAVDKAIELAQTDKNKKILRPLLFSPKLEETLAFISHKLSREIPDTQKRFFAIKIFERDKKINELINSNYIPNVEDIIKKTEKTFNDDSESIITNERYAYITSIIKNCYIRKSDNEQTLSEKIDLVLTNRFAAIPIFIIVMFVMYFVSVTTVGSYVTDWMNNGIFGEGWSLFGNWIPGIPVIVESFLSFIGTADWLNSLIIDGIIGGVGAVLGFVPQLMVLFIFLAFLEGCGYMSRVAFIMDEVFRKFGLSGKSFIPILIGTGCGVPGIMASRTIENPADRKMTIITTTFIPCGAKLPVIALFSGALFGGAWWVAPSAYLLGISAIVVSGIILKKTSAFSGDDTPFVMELPPYHMPTATNVLRSMWDRSWSFIKKAGTVILISTIIIWFLSNLGFENGNFGFVNDFSNGLLSYIGRWISWIFIPLGFGSWRETVATLAGLIAKENIVSTLAVLFDFSQSGSIEGSWGILTSAFTPLSAYSFLAFNLLCAPCCAAMAAIAREMNNKKWTAFAILYQTGFAYIISLCIYQLGSFIAYGTFNIYTFFAVIAFAALLYAIFRKNRYKKSNEYLNEFNKKRTA, encoded by the coding sequence ATGACTGTAAAAATCGCACTTGCCGGAAATCCAAATTGCGGAAAAACTACTATATTTAACGCTTTAACAGGATCGAATCAATATGTCGGAAATTGGCCCGGTGTTACCGTAGAAAAAAAAGAAGGTACTTTAAAATATAACAGCGATGTTATTATTATGGACTTGCCCGGCATATATTCATTATCTCCATACACATTAGAAGAAGTTATTTCTCGAAAATATTTAATATTAGAACGTCCTGACGTAATTTTGAACGTAATTGACGGGACAAACATAGAACGCAATCTATATCTTACAACTCAGCTGCTTGAACTTGGAATACCTGTTGTAATTCTCATAAATATGGCAGATATTTTAAAAAAACAAGGCGATGTTTTAAATCTTCAAAGATTTTCGGACGCCTTAAGCGGCTGTCCGGTTTTTGAGGCATCTGCGCTTAAAAATGACGGTATTTCTCAGGCTGTAGATAAAGCTATAGAGTTAGCTCAAACTGATAAAAATAAGAAAATTTTAAGACCTCTTCTTTTTAGCCCAAAACTTGAGGAGACTCTTGCATTTATATCTCATAAGCTTAGCAGGGAAATCCCTGATACTCAAAAACGCTTCTTTGCTATAAAAATTTTTGAAAGAGATAAAAAAATTAACGAGTTAATAAATTCAAATTATATTCCAAACGTTGAAGATATAATTAAAAAGACCGAAAAGACTTTTAACGATGACAGTGAAAGTATAATTACTAACGAACGATATGCTTATATTACCTCTATTATTAAAAATTGTTATATAAGGAAGTCTGATAATGAACAGACATTATCAGAAAAAATTGATCTAGTTCTAACAAATAGGTTTGCAGCTATACCAATTTTTATAATAGTAATGTTTGTTATGTACTTTGTTTCAGTTACAACAGTTGGTTCTTATGTAACCGATTGGATGAATAATGGAATATTTGGAGAGGGATGGAGTTTATTTGGAAACTGGATACCGGGTATCCCGGTAATTGTTGAAAGTTTCTTAAGCTTTATTGGAACTGCGGACTGGCTCAATAGTTTGATTATTGACGGAATAATTGGCGGTGTTGGTGCTGTGCTTGGTTTTGTACCTCAATTAATGGTGCTTTTTATATTTCTAGCCTTCCTGGAAGGCTGTGGATATATGTCTCGCGTTGCTTTTATTATGGACGAAGTTTTCAGAAAATTTGGTCTGTCAGGAAAATCATTTATTCCTATCTTGATTGGAACAGGGTGCGGCGTTCCGGGAATTATGGCTTCCAGAACTATAGAAAATCCGGCTGACAGAAAAATGACAATAATAACAACAACTTTTATCCCATGCGGAGCAAAACTTCCTGTTATCGCTTTATTTTCAGGAGCTTTATTCGGAGGAGCCTGGTGGGTGGCTCCAAGCGCATATTTGCTTGGAATATCAGCAATTGTTGTTTCTGGGATTATACTTAAGAAAACCTCAGCGTTTAGCGGAGACGATACTCCGTTTGTTATGGAATTGCCTCCATACCACATGCCAACCGCAACAAATGTTTTGAGAAGTATGTGGGACCGCTCATGGTCATTTATAAAAAAAGCAGGAACAGTGATATTAATTTCAACAATAATAATATGGTTTTTGTCAAATCTCGGCTTTGAGAACGGAAATTTTGGATTTGTAAATGACTTTTCTAATGGACTGCTGTCTTACATTGGAAGATGGATATCATGGATTTTTATACCTCTTGGGTTTGGCAGCTGGAGAGAAACTGTTGCTACACTTGCAGGGCTTATTGCTAAGGAAAATATAGTAAGCACTCTTGCAGTCCTGTTTGACTTTTCGCAATCCGGTTCAATTGAAGGTTCCTGGGGTATATTGACTTCAGCGTTTACACCATTATCGGCCTATTCATTTTTAGCATTTAATCTTTTATGTGCTCCATGCTGTGCAGCAATGGCAGCGATAGCAAGAGAAATGAATAATAAAAAATGGACTGCATTTGCTATTTTATATCAAACGGGATTTGCGTATATAATTTCTTTATGTATCTACCAACTTGGCTCGTTTATAGCTTATGGGACATTTAATATTTACACTTTCTTTGCTGTAATAGCATTTGCAGCTTTATTATATGCTATTTTTAGAAAAAACAGATATAAGAAGTCAAATGAGTATTTAAATGAATTTAATAAAAAACGGACCGCATAA